One window from the genome of Meriones unguiculatus strain TT.TT164.6M chromosome 13 unlocalized genomic scaffold, Bangor_MerUng_6.1 Chr13_unordered_Scaffold_69, whole genome shotgun sequence encodes:
- the LOC110543019 gene encoding zinc finger protein 431-like — translation LTYNDVHVNFTQEEWALLDTSQRNLYKDVMLETYRNLTAIGYSWEDDNIEEHCQSSRRYTRHERIHTGEKPYECN, via the exons ttgacctacaatgatgtgcatgtgaactttacTCAAGAAGAATGGGCTTTGCTGGATACTTCCCAAAGGAATCTTtataaagatgtgatgctggagacctacaggaacctcactgctatag gctacagttGGGAAGATGATAATattgaagagcattgtcaaagttctagaagatatACGAG acatgaacgaattcacactggagagaaaccttatgaatgtaac